One Punica granatum isolate Tunisia-2019 chromosome 3, ASM765513v2, whole genome shotgun sequence genomic window carries:
- the LOC116201604 gene encoding flowering-promoting factor 1-like produces the protein MSGVWVFESNGVIRLIENPQGEMPGGGTRRKVLVHLATGEVVSSYTLLEQILMGLGWERYYGGDPELFQFHKHTSIDLISLPRDFTKFNSVYMYDIVVKNPNIFKVRDL, from the coding sequence ATGTCGGGTGTCTGGGTGTTTGAGTCGAATGGGGTGATCCGCCTGATTGAGAATCCGCAGGGAGAGATGCCTGGTGGCGGCACGAGGAGGAAGGTCCTGGTGCACCTGGCAACCGGAGAGGTGGTCTCATCGTACACCCTGCTCGAGCAGATCCTAATGGGCCTCGGTTGGGAAAGGTACTACGGGGGCGACCCAGAACTCTTCCAGTTCCACAAGCACACTTCCATCGACCTCATCTCTCTCCCCAGGGACTTCACCAAGTTTAACTCTGTTTACATGTACGATATCGTGGTTAAGAACCCCAACATCTTTAAAGTCCGAGACTTATGA